A window of the Tunturibacter empetritectus genome harbors these coding sequences:
- a CDS encoding GNAT family N-acetyltransferase, with the protein MRIATSDDVAQIRSLIVASVRGLQTTDYSPAQREGALATVFTVDSQLIADGTYFVAFAEGGEIAGCGGWSFRKTLYGGDHQVEKIAPERLDPRQNAAKIRAIFVHPDYARMGLGGLILDAAEEAAVAAGFTDFEMGSTLTGVSLYARKGYREVERRQVPVGSGETIEVVRMVKRRGFEVGTTPCSLQAD; encoded by the coding sequence TTGCGGATTGCTACTTCGGACGATGTAGCTCAGATTCGTAGTCTCATCGTGGCGTCGGTGCGGGGACTTCAAACTACGGATTATTCTCCGGCGCAGAGAGAGGGCGCATTGGCTACGGTGTTTACTGTGGATAGCCAGCTGATCGCGGATGGGACTTACTTTGTAGCCTTCGCTGAAGGCGGTGAGATTGCAGGATGTGGTGGATGGAGCTTTCGCAAGACACTTTATGGCGGGGATCACCAAGTGGAGAAGATCGCGCCGGAGAGATTGGATCCGCGGCAGAATGCGGCGAAGATTCGGGCGATCTTTGTGCATCCTGACTATGCGCGGATGGGCTTGGGTGGCTTGATTCTTGACGCTGCTGAGGAGGCGGCGGTGGCAGCAGGCTTCACGGACTTTGAGATGGGTAGTACGTTGACCGGAGTGTCGCTGTATGCGCGAAAGGGATATCGAGAGGTGGAACGGAGGCAGGTTCCAGTAGGCAGTGGGGAGACGATTGAGGTCGTGCGGATGGTGAAGCGGCGTGGCTTTGAGGTTGGCACGACGCCGTGTAGTCTTCAGGCAGATTGA
- a CDS encoding helicase HerA-like domain-containing protein, which translates to MIEMPMIAKGADELYLLPGMTNRHGLVAGATGTGKTVTLQVMAEALSSIGVPVFAADVKGDLSGISQAGKSSPKFDARVAAIGLGKWSFAGCPVVFWDVFGKQGHPVRATVSEMGPLLLSRILNLNDTQASVLTLVFKIADDSGLLLLDMKDLQAMLLHVGEDTKSYQTQYGNISTASIGGIQRGLVVLQQQGGDFFFGEPALNIDDLLQVDSSGKGVVNILAADQLLRSPQLYATFLLWLMSELFEKLPEVGDQEKPKLVFFFDEAHLLFNDLPSVLQNRIEQVVRLIRSKGVGVFFVTQNPIDVPDTVLSQLGNRVQHALRAFSPRDQKAVKAAAQTFRANPKLNVEAVITEMGVGEALVSFLDEKGIPGIVERAMIMPPHSQIGPITPEQRAAIIKNSVVAGVYETVVDRESAYERLKGKAVASGGAAGSAGSPAGSGSGWLGSLEAAGTALGGVLGQGSSQRGDTVLQAAVKSAARTMGSTVGRQLIRGVLGSLLGGSKR; encoded by the coding sequence ATGATTGAGATGCCGATGATTGCGAAGGGCGCGGACGAACTATACCTGCTGCCGGGAATGACGAATCGACATGGCCTGGTGGCGGGAGCCACGGGTACAGGCAAGACGGTGACGCTGCAGGTGATGGCGGAGGCGTTGAGTTCGATTGGAGTGCCGGTATTTGCGGCAGATGTGAAGGGAGATCTGTCGGGAATCTCGCAGGCGGGAAAGAGTTCGCCGAAGTTCGATGCGCGAGTTGCGGCGATAGGCCTGGGTAAGTGGAGTTTTGCGGGATGTCCCGTGGTGTTCTGGGATGTCTTCGGCAAACAGGGGCATCCGGTGAGAGCTACTGTCAGTGAGATGGGACCGCTGCTGCTGAGCAGGATTCTGAATCTTAATGACACGCAGGCTAGTGTGTTGACTCTCGTATTCAAGATTGCTGACGACAGCGGGCTGCTATTGCTGGATATGAAGGACCTGCAGGCGATGTTGCTGCATGTGGGCGAGGATACGAAGAGCTACCAGACGCAGTATGGAAATATCTCGACTGCGAGTATAGGCGGCATTCAGCGTGGATTGGTGGTGCTGCAGCAGCAGGGAGGAGACTTTTTCTTTGGCGAACCCGCGTTGAACATTGATGATCTGCTGCAGGTCGATTCTAGTGGCAAAGGGGTCGTGAATATTCTGGCGGCGGATCAGTTGCTGCGGTCGCCACAACTTTATGCGACGTTTCTGCTTTGGCTGATGAGTGAGCTGTTTGAGAAGCTGCCGGAGGTTGGAGATCAGGAGAAGCCGAAGCTGGTGTTCTTCTTCGATGAGGCTCATCTTCTGTTCAACGACCTTCCTTCGGTTTTGCAGAATCGCATTGAGCAGGTGGTGCGATTGATTCGGTCGAAGGGGGTTGGGGTGTTCTTTGTGACACAGAATCCTATCGATGTACCGGATACGGTTCTTAGTCAGCTGGGGAATCGTGTACAGCATGCGTTGCGTGCGTTTTCGCCACGAGATCAGAAGGCGGTGAAGGCGGCGGCGCAGACGTTTCGGGCGAATCCGAAGTTGAATGTGGAGGCCGTGATTACGGAGATGGGTGTAGGAGAGGCGCTGGTCTCGTTTCTGGACGAGAAGGGAATTCCCGGGATTGTGGAGCGCGCGATGATTATGCCTCCACATAGTCAGATCGGTCCGATTACTCCGGAACAGAGAGCGGCAATTATTAAGAATTCGGTGGTGGCGGGGGTGTATGAGACGGTGGTGGATCGGGAGTCGGCGTATGAGCGGCTGAAGGGGAAGGCTGTGGCTTCGGGTGGGGCGGCGGGTTCAGCAGGGTCTCCGGCGGGTTCGGGCTCGGGGTGGTTGGGGAGCCTGGAGGCGGCTGGGACTGCGTTGGGCGGGGTGCTGGGGCAGGGGAGTTCGCAGCGGGGGGATACGGTGCTGCAGGCTGCGGTGAAGAGCGCGGCGCGGACGATGGGGAGTACGGTAGGACGGCAGTTGATCCGTGGGGTGCTGGGATCGCTGCTGGGTGGGTCGAAGAGGTAG
- a CDS encoding Fur family transcriptional regulator: MPSTIQTRNTRQKDAIRAAFVEANRPLSPDEALALAQKEVDALSIATVYRNIGSLVDDRWLTPVDVPGHSTRYEVAGKAHHHHFQCNTCGTVHELEGCEMQSRPKLPRGFKYASHEFFVYGTCSSCAK; the protein is encoded by the coding sequence ATGCCATCGACCATCCAAACCCGCAACACCCGCCAGAAAGATGCCATTCGCGCTGCCTTCGTGGAAGCCAACCGTCCGCTGTCCCCAGACGAAGCCCTCGCACTCGCCCAGAAAGAGGTCGATGCCCTCAGCATCGCCACCGTCTACCGCAACATCGGCAGCCTGGTCGACGACAGGTGGCTCACACCCGTTGACGTCCCCGGCCACTCCACCCGCTACGAGGTCGCCGGCAAGGCCCACCACCACCACTTCCAGTGCAACACCTGCGGCACCGTCCACGAACTTGAGGGCTGCGAGATGCAGTCCCGGCCGAAGCTCCCTCGCGGCTTCAAGTACGCCAGCCACGAGTTCTTCGTCTACGGTACCTGCTCCTCCTGCGCCAAATAG
- a CDS encoding DUF3309 family protein produces the protein MLIVLIILILVFGFGGFRMGPGLGYYGGGGISLILLIVLILLLLKVI, from the coding sequence ATGCTTATCGTTCTGATTATTCTGATCCTGGTGTTCGGCTTTGGAGGCTTTCGCATGGGACCTGGCCTCGGCTACTACGGAGGCGGTGGAATCAGTCTCATCCTCCTCATCGTCCTCATCCTGCTGTTGCTAAAGGTTATCTAG
- the ffh gene encoding signal recognition particle protein — protein MFENLSDKLQRSFKTLRGQGTISDENISDAIREIRLALLESDVNLTVVNELVEHIRTRAIGEKVATALSPSEQIVKIVHDELVNLLGRDTARFQKASQPPSVILMAGLQGSGKTTTSGKLAQWLKKAGHRPMLVSVDVYRPAAREQLAIVARSISAQLYEGSLTTDNGPLGTPDVLRLAKEAKRDAANFGCDMLIVDTAGRNQIDASLMDEMAQLKKLLSPSEILFVADAMTGQDAVNSAKAFNDLLTITGAILTKMDGDARGGAALSIRHVTGAPIKFLGTGEKPDAFEPFHPDRIVSRIMGHGDIATLLERAESTLDRGKAEQFAKKALSGDGFTLDDFRDQLRQIKKMGSMKSILKMLPSVGPFAGMQQAVENVDEGQFTRVESIINSMTNKERLDHEIINGNRRKRIAKGSGTSVQDVNNLLRQYAQMRKMFKSLGGGGGIKAQQRMMSQMQGKQKFGR, from the coding sequence ATGTTTGAAAACCTAAGCGACAAACTCCAGCGTTCCTTCAAGACCCTCCGCGGCCAGGGCACCATCTCCGACGAGAACATCTCCGACGCCATCCGCGAGATCCGCCTCGCCCTCCTCGAGTCCGACGTCAACCTCACCGTCGTCAACGAGCTCGTCGAGCACATTCGCACCCGTGCCATCGGCGAAAAAGTCGCCACCGCCCTAAGCCCGTCAGAACAAATCGTCAAAATCGTTCACGACGAGCTAGTCAATCTCCTCGGCCGCGACACCGCCCGCTTCCAGAAAGCCTCCCAGCCGCCGAGCGTCATCCTCATGGCTGGCCTGCAAGGCTCCGGCAAAACTACCACCAGCGGCAAGCTAGCCCAGTGGCTTAAAAAAGCCGGCCACCGCCCCATGCTCGTCTCAGTCGACGTCTACCGTCCCGCCGCCCGCGAACAGCTGGCCATCGTAGCCCGCTCCATCAGCGCGCAACTCTACGAAGGCAGCCTGACAACTGACAACGGACCACTGGGAACCCCCGACGTCCTCCGCCTCGCCAAAGAGGCCAAACGCGACGCCGCCAACTTCGGCTGCGACATGCTCATCGTCGACACCGCCGGCCGCAACCAGATCGACGCGTCGCTGATGGACGAGATGGCGCAGCTCAAAAAGCTCCTCTCGCCCTCCGAGATCCTCTTCGTCGCCGACGCCATGACCGGCCAGGACGCCGTCAACTCCGCCAAGGCCTTCAACGATCTCCTCACCATCACCGGCGCCATCCTCACTAAGATGGACGGCGACGCACGAGGAGGCGCTGCCCTCTCCATCCGCCACGTGACGGGAGCGCCGATAAAATTTCTGGGAACAGGCGAAAAGCCCGACGCCTTCGAGCCCTTCCACCCCGACCGCATCGTCTCCCGCATCATGGGCCACGGCGACATCGCCACCCTCCTCGAGCGCGCCGAATCCACCCTCGACCGCGGCAAAGCCGAGCAGTTCGCCAAAAAAGCCCTCTCCGGCGACGGCTTCACCCTCGACGACTTCCGCGACCAGCTCCGTCAGATCAAAAAGATGGGCTCCATGAAGTCCATCCTCAAGATGCTCCCCTCCGTCGGCCCCTTCGCGGGCATGCAGCAGGCCGTCGAAAACGTAGACGAAGGCCAGTTCACCCGCGTCGAATCCATCATTAATTCGATGACCAACAAAGAGCGCCTCGACCACGAGATCATCAACGGCAACCGCCGCAAGCGCATCGCCAAGGGCTCAGGCACATCCGTACAAGACGTAAACAACCTCCTCCGCCAGTACGCCCAGATGCGCAAGATGTTCAAGTCACTCGGCGGTGGCGGCGGCATCAAAGCCCAACAACGCATGATGAGCCAAATGCAAGGCAAACAAAAATTCGGCAGGTAA
- a CDS encoding POTRA domain-containing protein, which produces MRSTTLRPALLALCLSVLTLQLPAQTFTLPPITFTGAPAFSQADLLKVSGLQPGAAATQADVQAAAQHLSDTGLFSDISFESNATGLVYDLKPMPPENLLPATFTNFVWWSPSELTSALTARVPLYIGVVPTTGNLQDNITSALKAMVAEKGVTANVVALAVSSQPGATPTAIAFAIQSPEIRVHKLTVVHASPAMQPRLDTVIKDQTNQPFDTNTTRTTITKALTSAYHDAGYLDMAVLNLSQTPPQATPSVIDLDFTATLSEGQPYQLFQLTWPGSEVISTADFNKQAKMKPGDMASEAALRQSLSIIAGAYFAKGFQDAKVQAPATFDHLSHHVSYTIIVDPGPQYHIHSVKALGLSTEQQKQFDSAWHMNPGDFYDTTYLTGFLHNNSALQSLAGYSATYNAVADPNTHLVDLTITFAKGGILN; this is translated from the coding sequence ATGCGCTCTACCACCCTCAGGCCCGCTCTCCTCGCTCTCTGCCTCTCCGTCCTCACCCTCCAACTCCCCGCCCAGACCTTCACCCTGCCGCCCATCACCTTCACAGGCGCACCCGCCTTCTCCCAAGCCGACCTCCTCAAAGTCAGCGGCCTGCAACCAGGCGCAGCCGCCACACAGGCAGACGTTCAAGCTGCCGCCCAACACCTCAGCGACACCGGCCTCTTCTCCGACATCAGCTTCGAATCCAACGCCACCGGCCTGGTCTACGATCTCAAGCCGATGCCGCCAGAAAATCTCCTCCCCGCCACCTTCACCAACTTCGTCTGGTGGTCCCCCTCCGAACTCACCTCCGCACTCACCGCCCGAGTCCCCCTCTACATCGGAGTCGTCCCGACCACCGGCAACCTCCAGGACAACATCACCTCCGCCCTCAAAGCGATGGTCGCCGAAAAAGGAGTCACCGCCAACGTCGTGGCCCTTGCCGTCAGCTCTCAACCCGGAGCCACCCCAACCGCCATCGCCTTCGCCATCCAGTCGCCTGAGATCCGCGTCCACAAACTAACCGTCGTGCATGCCTCCCCCGCCATGCAGCCCAGGCTCGACACCGTCATCAAAGACCAGACTAATCAGCCCTTCGACACCAACACCACCCGCACCACCATCACCAAAGCACTCACCTCGGCCTACCACGACGCGGGCTATCTCGACATGGCCGTCCTCAACCTCTCCCAAACCCCGCCCCAGGCCACCCCCAGCGTCATCGATCTCGACTTCACCGCCACGCTCAGCGAAGGCCAGCCCTACCAACTCTTCCAACTCACCTGGCCCGGCTCCGAGGTCATCAGCACCGCCGACTTCAACAAGCAAGCCAAGATGAAGCCCGGCGACATGGCCTCCGAAGCCGCTCTCCGCCAAAGCCTCTCCATCATCGCCGGCGCCTACTTTGCCAAAGGCTTTCAGGACGCCAAAGTCCAGGCCCCCGCCACCTTCGACCACCTCAGCCACCACGTCTCCTACACCATCATCGTCGACCCCGGCCCGCAGTACCACATCCACAGCGTCAAAGCCCTCGGCCTCTCCACCGAGCAGCAGAAGCAGTTCGACTCCGCCTGGCACATGAACCCCGGCGACTTCTACGACACCACCTACCTCACCGGGTTCCTCCACAACAACAGCGCCCTCCAGTCCCTCGCCGGCTACTCCGCCACCTACAACGCCGTCGCCGACCCCAACACCCACCTCGTCGACCTCACCATCACCTTCGCCAAAGGCGGCATCCTCAACTAA
- a CDS encoding site-specific tyrosine recombinase yields MHEIGQAGGNARTVREFVAYLRVEKGLRPASCEAYQRDLEQFAEHVEGRDGLLVGATQADVSGFMEGLRGHAVESRSIARKLSCLRGFYRWLLMDKRITHDPTVNVETPASWKVLPKSLAEGEVAEMLERTGVAARSDGADGLALRDHAILELLYAGGLRVGEICALRVEDVHLDQARAQVRGKGDKERIVPLGRSAVEALERYLVVGRPGLVRSGLERGGHAVQRALFLSVRGNALTRQWVWEMVRSASGTGKASPHMLRHSCATHMVEHGADLRSVQTLLGHADIATTQVYTHVALGHLKKVHREHHPRGKRRVV; encoded by the coding sequence ATGCACGAGATTGGGCAGGCTGGAGGGAACGCGCGGACAGTGCGGGAGTTTGTGGCGTATCTGCGGGTGGAGAAAGGGCTTCGACCGGCCAGTTGTGAGGCATATCAAAGGGATCTGGAGCAGTTTGCGGAGCATGTTGAGGGGCGCGACGGGTTGCTGGTGGGGGCGACCCAGGCGGATGTGAGCGGGTTTATGGAGGGGCTGCGTGGGCACGCGGTGGAGTCGAGGTCGATTGCGCGGAAGCTGAGCTGCCTGCGTGGGTTCTATCGCTGGCTGCTGATGGATAAACGGATTACTCATGATCCGACAGTGAATGTGGAGACTCCTGCGAGCTGGAAGGTGCTGCCGAAGTCGCTGGCCGAGGGCGAGGTGGCGGAGATGCTGGAGCGGACCGGAGTTGCTGCCCGGAGTGACGGTGCGGATGGGCTGGCGCTGCGGGATCATGCGATCTTGGAGCTGCTGTATGCGGGCGGGCTGAGGGTGGGGGAGATATGCGCACTGCGGGTGGAGGATGTGCATCTGGACCAGGCGCGGGCGCAGGTGAGGGGCAAAGGCGATAAGGAGAGGATTGTGCCGCTGGGGCGGTCGGCGGTGGAGGCTTTGGAGAGGTATCTGGTGGTGGGGAGGCCGGGGTTGGTGAGGAGCGGGCTGGAGCGGGGAGGCCATGCGGTGCAGAGGGCGCTGTTTCTTAGTGTGCGGGGAAATGCGCTGACGCGGCAGTGGGTTTGGGAGATGGTGCGGTCGGCTTCGGGGACGGGTAAGGCTAGTCCGCATATGCTGAGGCATAGCTGCGCTACGCACATGGTGGAGCATGGTGCGGATTTGAGGAGTGTGCAGACTTTGCTGGGGCATGCGGATATTGCTACGACGCAGGTTTATACACATGTGGCGTTGGGGCATTTGAAGAAGGTGCATCGGGAGCATCATCCGCGGGGGAAAAGGCGGGTGGTTTAA
- a CDS encoding tyrosine-type recombinase/integrase — translation MRDKAGGINGLAEGFLAMLANERGASEHTVRAYAREVRSFAAYLNETLGKDAKVSAVEHLHIRGYLGALYERGLTKASAARALAAVRSWFKWLAKEGHVAQNPALLVSTPKLPKHLPRVPSMEEVNRVLNSLDGSTEKRAGGADGVASHPSQSTRRMGHPDGGGDAEEGDASAWPERDRVIFELLYGCGIRNSELVGLNMGSVKWRDDAVLVRGKGRKERLVPLGDEAAVALRAYLPLREAKLVAAGKGALVHEGPLMMNLRMRGDCRLTTRSVGRIVKAIALSRGLAADVHPHTLRHAFGTHMLEEGADLRAIQEMLGHERLSTTQRYTQLTVGQVQKVYDETHPRAK, via the coding sequence ATGCGGGATAAGGCTGGCGGGATTAACGGATTGGCCGAAGGGTTTCTGGCGATGCTCGCGAATGAGCGAGGCGCGTCGGAGCATACGGTGCGGGCTTATGCGCGCGAGGTGCGGAGCTTTGCGGCTTATCTGAATGAGACTTTGGGGAAGGATGCGAAGGTGAGTGCGGTGGAGCATCTGCATATTCGCGGTTACCTGGGGGCGCTGTATGAACGGGGGCTGACCAAGGCGAGTGCGGCGCGGGCGCTGGCGGCGGTGAGGAGCTGGTTCAAATGGCTGGCGAAGGAGGGGCATGTGGCGCAGAATCCGGCGCTGCTGGTGAGTACGCCGAAGTTGCCGAAGCATCTGCCGCGGGTGCCGAGTATGGAAGAGGTGAATCGAGTTTTGAATTCGCTGGATGGTTCGACTGAGAAGAGGGCTGGCGGAGCGGACGGTGTAGCCTCCCACCCTTCGCAAAGTACGCGAAGGATGGGGCACCCGGACGGTGGTGGCGATGCGGAGGAGGGAGATGCTTCGGCGTGGCCAGAGCGGGACCGGGTGATCTTCGAACTGCTGTATGGGTGCGGGATTCGTAACTCGGAGCTGGTGGGTTTAAATATGGGCAGCGTGAAGTGGCGCGATGATGCGGTGCTGGTGCGCGGCAAGGGGCGGAAGGAGCGGCTGGTGCCGCTGGGAGACGAGGCTGCGGTGGCGTTGAGGGCGTATCTGCCGCTGCGGGAGGCGAAGCTGGTGGCGGCGGGCAAGGGCGCGCTGGTGCATGAGGGGCCGTTGATGATGAATCTGCGGATGCGTGGCGATTGCAGGCTGACGACGCGGAGTGTGGGGCGGATTGTGAAGGCGATCGCCCTGAGCCGGGGGCTGGCGGCGGATGTGCATCCGCATACGCTGCGGCATGCGTTTGGAACGCATATGCTGGAGGAGGGTGCGGATCTGCGGGCGATCCAGGAGATGCTGGGGCATGAGCGGCTGTCGACGACGCAGAGGTATACGCAGTTGACGGTGGGTCAGGTGCAGAAGGTATATGACGAGACGCATCCTCGGGCTAAGTGA